One region of Solanum pennellii chromosome 6, SPENNV200 genomic DNA includes:
- the LOC107023451 gene encoding phosphoglucan phosphatase LSF2, chloroplastic, which produces MGALWNSTCFSPVQNNPFLFSRSSKKYANSLWNFTYKSFQISCSEVKENHGRSSSNRKMEEYNLAMKRMMRNPYEYHHELGMNYTLITEDLIVGSQPQKIEDIDHLKEEENVSFILNLQQDKDIEFWGIDLQSIVTRCSELGINHMRRPARDFDPDSLRSVLPKAVSSLEWAISEGKGRVYVHCTAGLGRAPAVSIAYMFWFCGMDLNTAYDTLVSKRPCGPNKRSIRGATYDLAKNDQWKEPFENLPDYAFVDVADWERKLIQDRVRALRDT; this is translated from the exons ATGGGAGCTCTCTGGAACTCTACCTGCTTCTCCCCAGTTCAAAATAATCCATTTTTATTCTCTCGTTCAAGCAAGAAATATGCAAATTCCTTGTGGAACTTCACCTACAAATCCTTCCAGATTTCTTGCAGCGAAGTTAAAGAAAACCATGGTAGATCCAGTAGTAATAGGAAGATGGAGGAATACAACTTAGCTATGAAGAGAATGATGAGGAATCCTTATGAATATCACCATGAACTTG GAATGAACTACACATTGATAACAGAAGATCTAATTGTTGGCTCCCAGCCTCAAAAAATCGAAGATATAGATCATTTGAAGGAAGAGGAGAACGTTTCTTTTATACTAAACTTGCAGCAGGACAAAGATATTGAGTTTTGGGGGATAGACCTCCAGTCTATAGTTACAAGATGTTCAGAGCTTGGAATTAATCACATGAGAAGGCCT GCAAGAGATTTTGATCCAGATTCCTTGAGGAGTGTATTACCTAAAGCTGTTTCATCACTGGAGTGGGCGATTTCAGAAGGAAAAGGAAGAGTGTATGTACATTGCACTGCTGGATTGGGAAGGGCCCCTGCTGTTTCAATTGCTTATATGTTCTGGTTCTGTGGAATGGAT CTAAATACAGCCTATGATACACTTGTTTCAAAGAGACCTTGTGGTCCCAACAAAAGGTCAATACGAGGTGCTACCTATGATTTGGCTAAAAATGATCAGTGGAAGGAGCCCTTTGAGAATCTGCCAGATTATGCCTTTGTGGATGTAGCAGATTGGGAGAGGAAACTGATTCAAGATCGTGTGCGGGCCCTTCGTGACACTTGA